From the Aquarana catesbeiana isolate 2022-GZ linkage group LG10, ASM4218655v1, whole genome shotgun sequence genome, the window ttaatTTAAAACAGAACacgtataaagtttttttttttttttttcccccctccagaGCGCTTTGGCATTCGCCTCCTTCACAGAACAGAGCCGATGGCCAGAGTTAGCTTATTCTGCGGCTTCCTCAGTTGCCGTGGACGAGACTGACGAAGAGGGTGAGACAGCTTAAGGACAGGACACCGGTGACCACGGCCTTCAGGAGGAGAGCAGTCCAGCTGCCCAGCAGGAAGATGTGGACGAAGCAGCTGcaaggaagaaaaaataaaaataaaataaaaacaaaaatgaattaaacatatAAAGTAAATGATCACAAACAACGTAAACAAGGGTACTGCTCCAAATGGTCTTCTGGGTTTCCTGCACCGATTGTGGCTGCCCCCTGCATATGAGATTTAAATAGAGAAGGCAGAGCATCcaccatgttcttttttttttttgtttgcaaaaagCTTCATTGCAACTTTACAAAACTAAATCAAAGCCCATAGCTCTCTGTCGGACCCTGCATCTTCTcctccatcggggggggggggcttagaccCCTTTTACAGGCTTTATTCGCTCTGTCAAGCTGAGGATTCCCCCTGAATCAGAGCCAAAACAGTCAGTTTTGGGACATCCGTAACCCAttcagtttgtatttgcattttgaCAGCATGTCCTGTGATGGGTTCATGGACAGCCAGATGTTAATGGCCTGGTTTTCCATTACAtcagactacccccccccccccccccccccaccaatctaTACTGTCCATAGAGCTGCATGGAGCTTCTgaccaggtctgcctgaaaaaaaaaaaaacccagtgtgaaaggggccttcgtcATAaagtggaggaggagaaggacaggtGCCGGGGTAGCATTGTTCTTTGATGTGATTTTGTCAATGTATCCAAGTTGCAATAAAGCTCAATAAGCTAATAGCGCCAGCCGGCCCTCCCTTTCCTCCCTGCGCCAAGTGGGTCCAGAACAGAGTCCCTGGTGCCCAGCGATGAAGACGCCCCTCACGGAAATTAAGCCCAGCACCCTCTGGTCAACTGGGGTCACTTCTGGTTCAGAGGGAATGCTCCTCATCACGGGCTGCCTGAAACCTACGCTGCCAAGGGGATGACAACGCCGGTCGTGTCCCTCGCTGGGCGCCAAAGGGAGGCGGGTGTGGGTCTCGTCCCACCGCATGCAAAGGAGGGATCACCGTAGAttagtgatatgcaattagcggacctccagctgttgcagaactacaagtcccatgatacatagcaagactctgacagccacaagcatgacacccagaggcagaggcatgatgggacttgtagttttgcaacagctggaggtccgctaattgcatatccctgccgtaGATGATTCAGTCTCCCAGGAAGGTGCACCACCTCCAGAACCGCAAGGAACTCCTGAGCCCACCAAGACTGAAACAGCCTTAGAGAAAGCAACAAAGCTGGCTCCTCAGGCAACATAACTGACCATGTTCCTGAGGGACCGTCTTAAAAGGAGATGTAAAGGTtcgggtttatttatttttaaacacaaacatgtcatacttacctcctctgtgcagttggttttgcacagaggggcccaatcttcttcttctggggtccctcagcggggctcctggctcctcctcttctcaagtgccaccacggagagccgctctcccttggggcacctgtgcgggcgcactcctgagtcctgttgctgcatccattgacacagacagcaggactcagccccctgtgtcattggatttgattgaccgctATCTCGCtcctatcaatttatccaatcaggacccgagacaccgtctggagctggtgtgctcgtccccggtgcgagaaaaagagggttcaggtaagtaaaaaggggtttttcacctcaatgcattaagataaaaaaccttgacggtttacaacccctttgggaTCTGGTGGTAATGTGATTTTTGCCCCGGtgggaggagctccatctctcagAGGCTGTCCTAAAagatgactggggggggggactttatgAACTGGCAACTTCCTCCATTTGAATGGAGAATAAATTCAACTTTAACAGCTGTCGCTGATAAAGGCGTCCACAATGAGAGATTTCCCCACGTCCCCTGTTCCTGTGACAACCATAACATTTTAAATTTACCTTAtatctagttacatagttacatagtagatgaggttgaaaaaagacacaagtccatcaagtccaacctatgtgtgtgattatgtgtcagtattacattgtatatccctgtatgttgtggtcgttcaggtgcttatctaatcgtttttttaagctatcgatgctccccgctgagaccaccgcctgtggaagggaattccacatccttgccgctcttacagtaaagaaccctctacgtagtttaagattaaaccttaCTTTACTATCTCTGTGACAACTATCAGCATGACAGGAAGGGGGGAATCTCCTGGATAAAAAGGCACAAACAACAATAATCTGTCAGATGTCCTTCAGCCCCGATTCACATTGATGccactttgaaatcgcgctacttcaagtgaagtaacgCAAtctcaaagtagcaaggtcagcgccatttcaggtgctacttgataagacatctgtgtggcttcatgcacagatgactattgaagtcgcacctgaaatcggcaaaagtagtacagaaactacttttgcaaatcagtgcggcgccgcaaaaACCTGAGTCGCACCGACTGGAACAGTGcgattgcctccaataggctgcgacttgtcatgcaatttgatttCTCAAATCACTCCAATGGGAACCTAGGCCAAGTGCGCTATTCAAATAATAAtactttgacaggtatcctgttcccacctcCAGGAGTCTGCACCgctgcccgtgacatcaccgcggggctccctcctccacaGGAGAGAGCGGAgcagggcctcgcgcatgcgcagtactgtTCCTGGCGTGAAGCTCTAAGGCTAcattgccgggttcccttacccgcaatggcagcggcagcacccgacagctgatggaaaaatcagctgcggtgccgacatcgctggactccaggacaggtaagtgtccgattattaaaagccagtaACTGCAGAatgtgtagctgctgccttttaatattttttttttttttgggggcgggCCTTCGTTTTAAATATCCGATAATACTCACTCCATGAGGAAGGCTTTATACATGCTGAGTCCCAGGAGGACGGTTACGGGAAGACGGAAGTGAGTCGGGAGGTCGTACCGCGTCCACATCCATACAAGAGCGGCTACAGCCATGTAATGAACCTGAGGACACAGGAGAATGTCAACAACAGCAAACAGAGCGTCACCCGACCACTAAAAACAAAAGGAGAAGCCCCAAAAGAAAGGGTTATGCCGTACCAAGCTGATGTTGGAATCGATGCTCATCTGGATGTATTTCCAATCGAATTCTATTCCTCGAGCACCAACCCACAGAGGTAGACACCTGAgagagggaaacaaaaaaaaaaaaaaagaggcaactTATCAATTTGATTGGTTGAACCAGATCAGGGGTGCGGCGGAAGCTTTTGAAGAGCGAGGGTCACTTAAGTGACATAGTAACCGGTCATGGGCCACAATGAACatagcgggcagatgacaggtccgtgttcaCTCGGAATATGTCTACTCTACGGGCCCTCCGATCCGATCCAATGAAGTAGAAGGGAacgatccccttctgtttttattAGCGTATTGGACTGGAGGTAGGCAGGTAtaaaacggacacaagtctgtttacatctccCGCTCCAtgggaggtgaatggagggtccgattggatccgcctgaaaaaaaaaaaacacagacagacaGAATCGGTCggactgatcgtgtgaaaggggcccaaggctgctttcacattgacgTGCTGCGGTTTTTATCCACACTGCGGGTGCTGTGCAGTGCACCTCCGGGGTaacactttgccatagacttctattatatcctgcaggtgtggggcTCTTTCACAAAGTCCATAGACACATGAATtctggacttggccccgcccccccacatcactggatttgattgacagcagcaggagccaatggctgcgctgctatcaacctatccaatcaagagccgagaccccgTGCAGAGAGGAAAAGCGCGTCCCTGCtgagggaattacggggctcaggtaagtaaaacaggaggatgggggggggtcagtcactgcctgaagttttttcaccttaataagaatgcattaggtgaaaaaacacaagggttcaACAACCTcctttaaaatggctgcagccattctcagtggagggagatttctgcagcatattcggcaagtacagaatcacagtatgtataaaataatatgcaaagtggttggagggaagcttcagaatggcaaaagatgtttttaatgacaaattatgtgagcagattgcagttcctctttaatgaattcataaaaatctaaaaaaaaaaaaaaacagtaaagttggcccaagtTGGAGAATGCAACCTTTCATATTAAGACCTAAGTAagagtgtaacatgaaacatgggaggttgaatgaatgaatgacttgtatagcgcagCAAATGAGAACtgaaggttatttactaaaggccaatccactttgcactacaaatgcactcggaagtgcagtcgctgtagatccgagggggacatgcaaggaaaataaaaaacagcattttttgcatgcacatgattggatgataaaatcagcagagcttcccctcaggtCTACAGCGACTGCTCTTACAAGtggtgtagtgcaaagtggatttgcttttagtaaataaccccccccccccatggtatcAAAGTTGGAAAAGACCTTACCGAAGGATTAGCAGCCACATCTTACTACAGAGGCTTCCACACAAAAAAGGCTCAGTGTGGCTCCTGAAACTCACCGAGACTCATTAatgaaggaaggagaggagaggagaggagtggtaGATTTCTCACCTAGACATGACGAGCTCTGCGGTCGCCCATCCCATGGCTGCCACCATTATCTTATACTCTCCTTTCCCAGCATTCCTGGACATCACTAAATGTAGCCCCAGGAGGTCCGCCAGGTCAACCGTGGCCTTCATAAACTCCTAAGAGGGGTAAAAAAACATTCATATCAAATCCGAAATTTCATAAGAGAGAGACATcagccaaaaaaacataaaaaataaaatagaacgggaatattgatgaactctggagAGGATGAAAGGGAACAATTTCTACCCTGAGAGGATGTTTGTCTATTTCTGGAGTGTTTATTGaaaattgtttttctatttttcccTCTTTTGAGAACAAATATCaaaatatttttaataactttAACAAAATATTGTcaaagtgaccaaaaaaaaaatatgggtgagcacagagaggaggacagaagagGATGAATGGAGGTGAATAGAAGGAGAGGAGGGGCTGCCGCCTCACCCCGATGAAGTCGTACGCTCCCACCGCGCCTTCCCACGTTGGGAAAAATGTCGCCAAGAAGAGCATCTGAAATACAGGAGAAGAGAATCTTACCTATGAGGACAAGTGATGTGACATCAATGGTGAGCCCAAATtacattgtatcatgtctgcagtctctgaccatctcttgtatcatgtctgcagtctctgaccatctcctgtaccatgtctgcagtctctgatcatctcctgtatcatgtctgcagtctctgaccatctcctgtatcatgtctgcagtctctgaccatctcctgtatcatgtctgcagtctctgaccatctcctgtatcatgtctgcagtctctgaccatctcctgtatcacgtctgcagtctctgaccatctcatgtatcacgtctgcagtctctgaccatctcttgtatcatgtctgcagtctctgaccatctcttgtatcatgtctgcagtctctgaccatctcctctatcatgtctgcagtctctgaccatctcctgtaccatgtctgcagtctctgaccatctcctgtaccatgtctgcagtctctgaccatctcctgtaccatgtctgcagtctctgaccatctcctgtaccatgtctgcagtctctgaccatctcctgtatcatgtctgcagtctctgaccatctcctgtaccatgtctgcagtctctgaccatctcctgtaccatgtctgcagtctctgaccctctcctgtatcatgtctgcagtctctgaccttctcctgtaccatgtctgcagtctctgaccatctcttgtatcatgtctgcagtctctgaccatctcttgtatcatgtctgcagtctctgaccatctcttgtatcatgtctgcagtctctgaccttctcctgtaccatgtctgcagtctctgaccatctcatgtatcatgtctgcagtctctgaccttctcctgtaccatgtctgcagtctctgaccatctcttgtatcatgtctgcagtctctgaccatctcctgtatcatgtctgcagtctctgaccatctcctgtatcatgtctgcagtctctgaccatctcctgtatcatgtctgcagtctctgaccttctcctgtaccatgtctgcagtctctgaccatctcttgtatcatgtctgcagtctctgaccatctcctgtatcatgtctgcagtctctgaccttctcctgtaccatgtctgcagtctctgaccatctcttgtatcatgtctgcagtctctgaccatctcatgtatcatgtctgcagtctctgaccttctcctgtaccatgtctgcagtctctgaccatctcttgtatcatgtctgcagtctctgaccatctcatgtatcatgtctgcagtctctgaccatctcttgtatcatgtctgcagtctctgaccatctcctgtatcatgtctgcagtctctgaccttctcctgtaccatgtctgcagtctctgaccatctcctgtatcatgtctgcagtctctgaccatctcttgtatcatgtctgcagtctctgaccatctcttgtatcatgtctgcagtctctgaccatctcttgtatcatgtctgcagtctctgaccttctcctgtaccatgtctgcagtctctgaccatctcttgtatcatgtctgcagtctctgaccttctcctgtatcatgtctgcagtctctgaccatctcatgtatcatgtctgcagtctctgaccatctcctgtaccatgtctgcagtctctgaccatctcctgtaccatgtctgcagtctctgaccatctcctgtaccatgtctgcagtctctgaccatctcctgtaccatgtctgcagtctctgaccatctcctgtaccatgtctgcagtctctgaccctctcctgtatcatgtctgcagtctctgaccctctcctgtatcatgtctgcagtctctgaccatctcttgtatcatgtctgcagtctctgaccatctcctgtatcatgtctgcagtctctgatcatctcctgtaccatgtctgcagtctctgaccctctcctgtatcatgtctgcagtctctgaccatctcttgtatcatgtctgcagtctctgaccatctcttgtatcatgtcctcagtctctgaccatctcctgtatcatgtctgcagtctctgaccctctcctgtatcatgtctgcagtctctgaccatctcttgtatcatgtctgcagtctctgaccatctcttgtatcatgtcctcagtctctgaccatctcctgtatcatgtctgcagtctctgaccatctcctgtatcatgtcttcagtttctgaccatctcctgtatcatgtctgcagtctctgagttgCAGAGCGCCCCCTCCTGTCAGTCGCACTGTACTGCCCCCTCACCTTGCAGAGTTGTACACAGAGGTAGGTGGCTCCGGCCTGCACACATCTCCAGAAGGCGTTGTACTCGGACCTGTAATACACACAGAGAGAGTCAGTCAGGGGCCCCTCACCCCCCCCTTCCGGGGCCCCAccacctcccctcctccactcaCAGGCCGCTGCACTTGTAGGTGATGAAATAAGGGAAATAGGCCAGAGCGAAACAATTCCCGAAGTGGAAGAGCGTCATGGCGACCCTCTCCGCTACAGCCCTTCCCGGCCACCGTACCCTCCTGTCACCTTCCGCCCCCTCCACTGCGCCTGCGCCGTACCCTCCTGTCACCTTCCTCCCCCCACTGCGCCTGC encodes:
- the TMEM147 gene encoding BOS complex subunit TMEM147; the protein is MTLFHFGNCFALAYFPYFITYKCSGLSEYNAFWRCVQAGATYLCVQLCKMLFLATFFPTWEGAVGAYDFIGEFMKATVDLADLLGLHLVMSRNAGKGEYKIMVAAMGWATAELVMSRCLPLWVGARGIEFDWKYIQMSIDSNISLVHYMAVAALVWMWTRYDLPTHFRLPVTVLLGLSMYKAFLMDCFVHIFLLGSWTALLLKAVVTGVLSLSCLTLFVSLVHGN